In Zerene cesonia ecotype Mississippi chromosome 18, Zerene_cesonia_1.1, whole genome shotgun sequence, the following are encoded in one genomic region:
- the LOC119834042 gene encoding uncharacterized protein LOC119834042, producing the protein MCSTNNLITILTLKFHVYIFSHITRTASWLPPVESWCCRDAGTSHDGELPYGWEQALDSRGKPYYINHVNKTTTYVAPESTSYETPPAPRDVVLERDPELGFGFVAGSERPVLVRFVTDHSPSVGKLEPGDQILCVNGEDVSLAAREHVISAVRACSDKVTLRVCQPARSGNPVRRSAFLSAAKRARLRARPPRVRFADSVQLNGAPMYPPSAFSLGDLCLPPMANVLKVFLENGQTKSFKYDATTTVADVVTSLKDKLCITAEEHFSLVVEHVKSLRRNKLTLLDPKESLARIASRPGSHKMRCLYRIVFMPTSAADLAQTDLAALDYLYMQCCNDVAQDRFAPELQPEVALRLAALHIHQHALAHNMSPAKLTVKAVEREFGLERFVPSSLLESMKRKELRRLVAHFLKLNAQMTGSQRQLTQLQAKLHYLDIVGGLPSYGAKCFSSNRPERVLLVSPRFGLSQIVGRGNSVPQSIASLEEVESIRVKSECSSSAEVAIFLQRDRVLALLMDERDADEMPLVIAGYYKLATGKDLPVEQEREPMTEDIAPPYLSQHNVVPAKWSYLYYDDPVSKSKKHFAVFTMPPPYHSTPDQSKSLDTNMNSNIANRNNSNNSSPLLGYDKTNLGHDIHFEKCKRNDSFRLFDPNDTCFLDDGMGFDLQSVLSMELLESANNPRLVEAKNEAVLRRVAEMQKLVENSEQYLTQNCDVYNENGTIRDEFVGKETSVDQIESDTESINSKMSAADDAPGILKHSDSLLLLTETINQGLSVLTVPENSKDDVNDLTKRQSQGLSAILNNCGLTDALLALNNDMVYSESDNDSSYTPTSSPVRKHLNKPVNKSVRTSFGLLSPDTTNVNDNKEPNLKEYLKQLREKSNREDNAAELPFFFQESIDNDAELIDLTLIPPPQTPDELDCATQVPQILPVVPPSFADDNNADETDSSPKANELEEFIANVTVQPPTVKVTPAIELTPEEIMSYIIPPPPTSSSSNLEKDHGYVNQLELIDQKNDQNGTSDAKPANGEVVRGALTVSEIRNMFTAKTLSDARNSLLLKDKSNSQSKTKSDSPKGKRKSVTGEKQVNGNAHVIEYATVERKGMFSCCSKDKNKNEDSDETEQIDSHLHNSDSMPDVCEVRPPPRRKSVEIKKPPERPPKTPPTPAPRPRSNSFTCTNNELTAVEIPNNHFSTLNNRKLNYKVVCDVNETPQQQQSPPQIPPRLENRVLSPPPPIMLPPKKPPLPPVPSIEVLRMKTSQKPSPVRMERHASIGSPHFQRNLNTYRNLELESRLTDEETSIRSTQTYSSMTLQNRHVRSNSETKNTILKNKDMTALSLCSPQMNRRFSNRPDLLNGAPCSDQRVFSPPPSERKSFRKDSASLTSKSQNHVRFKDEVVDDIPTPPSPPTVKFPEFQAGNNGHVSIENLLCKTEVAVDGLLQRLHQVAQKCSHQHAHGGGEDIDEVKFQRARSELTSCAVSLVGTSRTLVGALGGTSGTTAASALADCLAPLRRLADLAQALGTHTSAPLQTRNLVLRVHDVTAAFKELAGAEMAQIIHEHNTKASQGHGQDKNSTLEGQLALRAECLANVLATLLRSLRVFSP; encoded by the exons ATGTGTTCGACAAACAATCTTATTAccattttaactttaaaatttcatgtttatattttcagtcACATCACAAGAACAGCAAGCTGGCTTCCACCAGTGGAGAGCTGGTGCTGCAGGGACGCTGGTACTAGCCATGATGGGGAGCTTCCGTATGGTTGGGAGCAGGCCTTGGATAGCAGGGGCAAACCGTATTACATCAA CCACGTCAACAAAACAACAACCTACGTTGCTCCGGAGAGTACGTCGTACGAAACGCCCCCAGCGCCTCGAGATGTGGTGCTCGAGCGGGACCCAGAGCTGGGCTTTGGCTTCGTAGCTGGCTCTGAACGACCCGTGCTGGTTAGATTCGTTACTGATCACTCGCCTAGTGTTGGCAAG CTCGAACCCGGCGACCAAATTCTCTGCGTCAACGGCGAAGACGTGAGCCTCGCCGCTAGAGAACACGTCATATCAGCGGTGCGAGCTTGTTCAGATAAAGTGACGCTACGAGTCTGCCAACCAGCGAGGAGTGGGAACCCGGTTAGGAGGTCTGCGTTCCTCTCAGCGGCTAAACGGGCGAGGTTGAGGGCCAGACCTCCGAGGGTACGGTTTGCGGATTCTGTGCAACTAAATGGCGCTCCTATGTATCCG CCATCAGCGTTCTCCCTCGGTGACCTTTGCCTACCACCAATGGCGAATGTCCTTAAAGTGTTCCTGGAAAACGGCCAAACCAAGTCCTTTAAATACGACGCTACGACCACGGTAGCGGACGTTGTGACCAGCTTGAAAGATAAACTCTGCATTACAGCTGAGGAACATTTCAGCCTTGTAGTGGAACATGTTAAGAGTTTGAGGAGGAATAAGTTGACGCTGCTAGATCCTAAGGAGTCCTTGGCCAGA ATTGCATCTCGTCCCGGTTCACACAAAATGCGCTGTCTCTACCGCATAGTGTTCATGCCGACCTCCGCAGCCGATCTAGCTCAGACGGATCTAGCGGCACTAGACTATCTATACATGCAGTGCTGCAACGATGTGGCCCAGGATCGGTTCGCGCCAGAACTGCAGCCGGAAGTTGCGTTGCGGTTGGCGGCATTGCACATACATCAGCATGCGCTGGCGCACAACATGTCGCCAGCTAAACTCACTGTTAAGGCTGTGGA aCGAGAATTCGGTCTCGAGCGCTTTGTACCCAGTAGCCTTCTAGAAAGTATGAAGAGGAAGGAACTGCGGCGTCTTGTAGCGCACTTTCTGAAGCTGAACGCCCAGATGACTGGCAGTCAGCGGCAGCTTACGCAGTTACAG GCAAAACTTCACTATTTGGACATAGTGGGCGGTCTACCGAGCTACGGAGCCAAATGCTTTAGCAGCAACAGACCAGAGAGAGTGCTGCTGGTGTCACCTCGCTTTGGTCTCAGCCAGATCGTTGGTAGAGGAAACTCTGTG CCGCAGTCAATAGCATCTCTTGAAGAAGTAGAGAGTATAAGAGTGAAGAGTGAATGCAGTAGCAGTGCGGAGGTCGCGATCTTCCTCCAGAGGGACCGCGTGCTCGCCCTCCTCATGGACGAGAGGGATGCTGATGAAATGCCTCTTGTTATAGCAGG GTATTATAAACTTGCAACTGGTAAGGACTTACCCGTTGAGCAGGAGAGAGAACCAATGACGGAAGATATAG CGCCGCCATATCTGTCACAACACAACGTGGTACCAGCGAAATGGAGTTATTTGTACTATGATGATCCCGTGTCGAAATCTAAAAAACACTTCGCGGTATTCACAATGCCTCCGCCGTACCACTCCACGCCCGACCAATCTAAATCCCTCGACACAAACATGAACTCCAATATTGCTAACAGAAATAACAGCAATAACTCTAGTCCTTTATTGGGATATGATAAAACAAACCTCGGCCACGATATACACTTCGAGAAATGCAAACGAAACGATAGCTTTAGGCTCTTCGATCCCAATGATACATGTTTCCTAGATGATGGCATGGGCTTTGATCTACAAAGCGTTTTATCTATGGAACTATTAGAGAGTGCTAACAATCCGCGGTTGGTTGAAGCGAAAAATGAAGCAGTTCTAAGACGAGTGGCGGAAATGCAAAAACTGGTTGAAAATTCAGAACAGTACTTGACTCAAAACTGTGATGTTTACAATGAAAACGGTACAATAAGAGACGAATTCGTAGGCAAAGAAACGAGTGTAGATCAAATTGAAAGTGATACTGAATCTATCAATAGTAAAATGTCAGCTGCGGATGATGCACCCGGCATACTAAAGCATAGTGATTCTTTATTATTGCTAACTGAAACTATTAACCAGGGTTTAAGCGTATTAACTGTGCCTGAAAATAGCAAAGATGATGTTAATGATTTAACAAAAAGACAATCGCAAGGTCTTAGTGCCATTTTGAATAACTGTGGTTTGACTGATGCTCTTTTGGCTCTCAATAATGATATGGTTTACTCAGAAAGCGACAATGATTCTTCATACACTCCCACTAGTAGTCCAGTGCGAAAACATCTCAACAAACCAGTTAATAAAAGTGTTAGAACTAGTTTTGGATTACTAAGTCCAGACACTACAAACGTAAATGACAATAAAGAACCTAATTTAAAGGAATACCTTAAGCAGCTTAGAGAGAAGAGTAACAGAGAAGACAACGCTGCGGAGTTGCCATTTTTCTTCCAAGAATCAATAGACAACGATGCTGAGCTTAtagatttaacattaattCCACCCCCTCAAACGCCCGATGAATTAGACTGCGCCACACAAGTGCCTCAAATTTTACCAGTTGTTCCGCCTTCGTTTGCGGATGATAACAATGCGGACGAAACAGACAGTAGTCCAAAAGCAAATGAATTAGAAGAATTTATAGCTAATGTTACAGTTCAACCACCTACAGTTAAAGTAACACCAGCAATTGAGCTCACTCCAGAAGAGATTATGTCGTATATTATACCACCGCCACCAACTTCAAGTTCCTCTAATTTAGAGAAAGACCATGGATATGTCAACCAGCTTGAATTAATTGATCAGAAAAATGATCAAAATGGAACAAGTGATGCGAAACCAGCTAATGGTGAAGTAGTAAGAGGAGCGTTAACTGTTAGTGAGATTAGAAATATGTTTACTGCAAAAACTCTGAGTGACGCTAGAAATAGTCTGCTACTAAAAGATAAAAGTAATTCTCAAAGCAAAACTAAATCTGACTCACCTAAAGGGAAAAGAAAAAGTGTAACTGGCGAAAAACAAGTCAACGGTAACGCACACGTTATAGAATATGCTACCGTGGAGAGGAAAGGTATGTTTTCCTGCTGtagtaaagataaaaataaaaatgaagataGCGATGAAACTGAACAAATAGATAGTCACTTACATAATTCCGATTCAATGCCCGATGTTTGTGAAGTAAGACCTCCTCCGCGACGAAAAAGCgtcgaaattaaaaaacctcCTGAGCGACCGCCTAAAACACCTCCCACTCCCGCACCACGCCCTAGGTCCAACTCTTTTACCTGTACAAACAATGAATTAACAGCTGTTGAAATAccaaataatcattttagcactttaaataatagaaaattaaactataaagtGGTTTGCGATGTAAACGAAACCCCACAACAACAACAGAGTCCACCGCAAATACCACCCAGATTAGAAAACAGGGTTCTTTCACCACCTCCCCCTATCATGTTACCACCTAAAAAGCCTCCATTACCTCCAGTGCCAAGTATAGAGGTTTTACGAATGAAAACTTCACAGAAACCATCACCAGTGCGGATGGAACGCCATGCGAGCATCGGCTCACCACATTTCCAAAGAAACCTTAACACCTACCGAAATCTTGAATTAGAAAGTAGACTGACTGATGAAGAAACTAGTATACGCTCGACACAAACTTACAGCTCTATGACGCTACAAAATCGTCACGTGCGTTCGAATTCAGAGactaaaaacacaattttaaagaaCAAAGATATGACAGCTTTATCATTATGCTCGCCGCAAATGAATCGCCGTTTCAGCAACCGGCCTGACCTCTTGAACGGTGCGCCATGCAGCGATCAGAGAGTGTTCAGTCCGCCACCTTCCGAACGAAAGTCTTTTAGGAAGGACAGCGCTAGTCTTACTTCGAAGAGCCAAAATCACGTGAGGTTTAAAGATGAAGTGGTGGATGATATTCCAACGCCTCCATCACCTCCGACGGTGAAGTTTCCAGAATTCCAAGCTGGAAACAATGGCCACGTGTCCATAGAGAATCTCTTGTGTAAGACTGAAGTAGCGGTGGACGGGCTTTTGCAGAGGCTGCACCAGGTGGCCCAGAAGTGCTCGCATCAGCATGCTCATGGTGGCGGTGAAGATATTGATGAAGTTAAGTTTCAG CGCGCTCGAAGCGAGCTAACTTCATGTGCAGTATCACTCGTGGGCACATCTCGTACGCTGGTCGGCGCTCTGGGCGGCACCAGCGGCACCACTGCAGCATCAGCGCTCGCTGACTGCCTGGCGCCGTTGAGGAGACTTGCTGATCTTGCACAg gcACTCGGCACACACACATCCGCACCTCTACAAACACGTAATCTCGTCCTGCGCGTTCACGATGTGACTGCGGCCTTTAAAGAGCTGGCTGGTGCTGAAATGGCACAAATCATTCACGAGCACAATACAAAAGCCTCTCAAGGCCATGGCCAAGACAAAAATTCCACCTTAGAAGGACAATTGGCACTACGCGCTGAATGCCTCGCGAATGTTCTGGCAACATTATTAAGAAGCTTGCGCGTGTTTTCACCGTAG
- the LOC119834125 gene encoding epoxide hydrolase 3-like: MGVKRKGVLELVSGWAAIELLFQCVYIGLWQLLHLAARRLWKGHRRKLSNNNPPVELTVDSSIGIHCYIKIMGVKYHYVETGPRTGQVILILGDAPDTGNLWVPSWSSVVRRLAENGYHVITLDLRGSGGSESGDRRDLSPPRAVEELAGLLKAVGVSEGCPAIVIGFGIGGLLTW; this comes from the exons atgggTGTTAAGAGAAAGGGTGTACTCGAATTGGTCTCAGGTTGGGCGGCAATAGAACTATTATTTCAGTGTGTTTATATTGGATTGTGGCAATTACTGCATCTCGCTGCACGAAGGTTATGGAAAGGACATCGTAGAAAATTATCCAATAACAATCCACCGGTAGAATTGACCGTGGACTCGTCAATTGGAATTCAttgctatattaaaattatg GGGGTTAAATACCACTATGTAGAGACTGGACCTCGGACGGGCCAAGTCATATTAATTCTCGGGGATGCCCCAGATACTGGGAACCTATGGGTTCCATCCTGGTCTTCTGTAGTTCGGAGGCTAGCTGAAAATGGTTACCATGTGATAACATTGGACCTTCGAGGGTCTGGAGGCAGTGAGAGTGGGGACAGACGGGATCTATCTCCACCCAGAGCTGTGGAAGAGCTGGCGGGACTGTTGAAAGCTGTAGGAGTGTCGGAAGGCTGTCCAGCTATTGTTATTGGCTTTGGAATTGGAGGTTTGCTTACCTGGTAA